Proteins encoded in a region of the Psychromicrobium lacuslunae genome:
- the sfnG gene encoding dimethylsulfone monooxygenase SfnG, whose translation MPDHVIDFSSPLKFAYWVPNVSGGLVVSTIEQRTNWEFDYNKELARIAENSGFEYALTQTRYAASYGADKQHEATSFSLALLGATERLKVIAAVHPGMWHPGVLAKFIITADHLSQGRAAVNIVSGWLKDEFVNFGLDWLDHDERYVRTGEFIDVLRGLWTEQGYSQRGKYYTINDFTLNPAPVSVGSRPHPEIFFGGNSTAAQAVAGRAADWYFSNGRDLEGFKDNIAGVLASARTQRAALAPPRFGLNGFVISRETEKEAQETLREIIAKAHRPAVEGFAAAVKEAGQSTKDGKGMWEDSSFEDLVQYNDGFRSKLIGTPEQIAERIIEYKKIGVNLFLTGYLHFQEELAAFGREVLPIVRELEAELARKNGTELNTELLPTATLAKASR comes from the coding sequence ATGCCCGATCACGTCATTGACTTCAGTAGTCCGCTCAAATTTGCCTACTGGGTGCCGAATGTTTCGGGGGGCCTGGTGGTCTCTACTATCGAGCAACGCACCAACTGGGAATTCGACTACAACAAAGAGCTGGCCCGGATCGCCGAAAACTCAGGCTTTGAATACGCCCTCACCCAGACCCGCTATGCGGCCAGCTATGGCGCGGACAAACAGCACGAGGCTACTTCCTTCAGCTTGGCGCTACTCGGCGCGACCGAGCGTCTCAAGGTGATCGCCGCGGTGCACCCGGGAATGTGGCATCCGGGGGTATTGGCCAAGTTCATTATCACCGCTGACCATCTCTCCCAGGGCAGGGCTGCGGTGAACATTGTTTCAGGGTGGCTCAAAGACGAATTTGTTAACTTCGGGCTGGATTGGCTGGACCATGACGAACGCTACGTCCGCACGGGCGAATTCATTGATGTGCTTCGCGGACTCTGGACCGAGCAAGGCTATTCGCAGCGTGGGAAATACTACACCATCAATGATTTCACGCTGAACCCGGCGCCGGTGAGCGTTGGCAGTCGGCCGCATCCGGAGATCTTCTTCGGCGGCAACTCCACTGCGGCCCAGGCAGTCGCTGGCCGGGCCGCCGACTGGTATTTCTCCAATGGTCGGGACCTCGAAGGTTTCAAAGACAATATCGCTGGCGTACTCGCCTCAGCGCGCACCCAACGAGCTGCCCTGGCACCGCCACGATTTGGTCTTAACGGCTTTGTGATTTCCCGCGAGACCGAAAAGGAGGCTCAGGAGACGCTGCGCGAAATCATTGCCAAGGCGCACCGGCCCGCCGTCGAAGGCTTCGCTGCCGCTGTTAAAGAGGCGGGGCAGTCGACGAAAGACGGTAAGGGGATGTGGGAAGATTCCAGTTTCGAGGACTTGGTGCAGTACAACGACGGCTTCCGCAGCAAGCTGATTGGCACCCCCGAGCAAATTGCTGAGCGAATCATTGAGTACAAAAAGATTGGCGTCAATCTCTTCCTCACCGGGTACCTGCATTTTCAAGAAGAACTGGCGGCGTTCGGTCGCGAAGTCCTGCCAATCGTACGAGAGCTTGAGGCCGAGCTGGCCCGCAAGAACGGCACTGAACTGAATACCGAACTGCTGCCGACGGCCACCCTCGCTAAGGCTAGCCGCTAA
- the acs gene encoding acetate--CoA ligase, with protein MTASSLEHLEFWQRAARRLDWATPWHTVHSWQPADLESGAPPKIEWFSGGTLNASVNCVDRHVAAGRGEKVALYFEGEPGDRQAVSYEDLHRRVAQAANALETLGVGKGDRVVIYLPVLVETVVITLACARIGAIHSLVFGGFSAEALRFRLADTGAKLLVTTDGQFRRGEAVPVKQQADTAVAGGALAGDNAVQHVLVIRRTGSDIAWTAGRDLWWHELVETQPSSHQAEVFEAETPLFIMYTSGTTGKPKGLVHSTGGYLTQASWSHEFLFSHRDPRRRERDVHWCTADLAWVTAHSYEIYGPLLNGVSQVIFEGTPNTPHPGRHFEIIERYGVTSYYTAPTLVRALMGWFPDGVPASWDLSSIHTLGTVGEAVNPEAWRWLRANLGRDSGGDVAGGVPMVDTWWQSETGATIMSPRPSDSSFKPGCATRALPGLATDVVDEKGRRVQSGEQGNLVVTQAGPAMARTVWNDPQRYLDTYWRQYAAQGWFLSGDGAKFDRDGDIWVLGRTDDVINVSGHRLSTIEIESALVSHPQVVEAGVCPVPDPLTGHAVVAFVVLKPDASDDYRLSAALREQVVREIGAIAKPKAFVFVPDVPKTRSGKIMRRLLTQLFEGDQLGDTTSLQNEPCVAQIEAILKAGSTAKFEGGRSHI; from the coding sequence ATGACAGCCTCAAGCCTCGAACACCTCGAATTTTGGCAGCGGGCTGCGCGTCGACTGGACTGGGCGACGCCCTGGCACACCGTGCACAGCTGGCAGCCGGCAGACCTGGAGAGTGGTGCGCCGCCGAAAATTGAGTGGTTCAGCGGCGGCACCCTCAATGCCTCGGTAAACTGCGTCGATCGACACGTTGCCGCTGGTCGCGGTGAAAAGGTGGCGCTGTATTTCGAAGGCGAGCCAGGGGATCGGCAGGCTGTCAGCTACGAAGACCTGCACCGAAGGGTCGCCCAGGCGGCGAATGCGCTTGAAACACTCGGAGTAGGCAAGGGCGATCGGGTGGTGATTTACCTGCCGGTGCTTGTGGAGACCGTCGTCATCACCTTGGCCTGCGCCAGGATCGGGGCCATTCACTCACTGGTCTTTGGCGGGTTTTCCGCTGAAGCTTTGCGATTCCGGCTCGCCGACACCGGTGCGAAATTACTGGTCACCACTGATGGCCAATTTCGTCGCGGTGAGGCAGTGCCGGTAAAGCAGCAAGCCGATACTGCGGTGGCTGGCGGTGCGCTTGCGGGCGATAACGCGGTGCAGCATGTTCTGGTGATTCGCCGAACCGGCTCTGACATCGCCTGGACTGCGGGCCGCGATCTCTGGTGGCATGAGTTGGTCGAAACTCAGCCGAGCAGCCACCAGGCGGAAGTCTTCGAGGCTGAAACGCCGCTGTTCATCATGTACACCTCTGGCACTACGGGCAAGCCCAAGGGCCTGGTTCACAGCACCGGTGGTTATCTAACTCAAGCCTCCTGGAGCCACGAATTCTTGTTCTCCCATCGCGATCCTCGCCGCCGCGAGCGAGACGTGCACTGGTGTACCGCTGATCTTGCCTGGGTGACCGCTCACAGCTATGAAATCTACGGGCCATTGCTCAACGGAGTCAGCCAGGTGATCTTCGAGGGCACCCCGAATACCCCGCACCCCGGGCGGCACTTCGAGATTATCGAGCGTTACGGCGTCACCAGCTACTACACGGCCCCCACCCTGGTTCGTGCGCTGATGGGCTGGTTTCCCGACGGTGTGCCGGCCAGCTGGGATCTCTCCAGTATCCACACCCTCGGCACCGTGGGGGAGGCGGTCAATCCCGAAGCTTGGCGGTGGCTGCGAGCGAACCTAGGCCGAGACTCCGGTGGTGACGTGGCTGGCGGCGTGCCAATGGTTGATACCTGGTGGCAGTCCGAGACTGGAGCCACGATAATGTCTCCGCGGCCAAGTGATTCTTCCTTCAAGCCCGGTTGCGCCACCCGGGCGCTGCCCGGGCTGGCCACCGACGTGGTGGATGAGAAGGGTCGGAGGGTTCAGTCCGGGGAGCAGGGGAATCTTGTGGTGACCCAGGCCGGACCGGCGATGGCACGCACCGTCTGGAATGACCCGCAACGCTACCTCGACACCTATTGGCGCCAATACGCGGCGCAGGGCTGGTTTCTGAGTGGAGATGGCGCAAAGTTTGACCGGGATGGGGACATTTGGGTCCTCGGCCGCACTGATGACGTGATTAACGTTTCCGGGCATCGGCTGTCCACTATCGAGATCGAATCGGCTTTGGTCTCGCACCCACAGGTTGTTGAGGCCGGGGTGTGTCCGGTGCCCGATCCCTTGACCGGGCATGCCGTGGTGGCCTTCGTCGTGTTGAAGCCGGATGCTTCCGACGACTATCGGCTTAGCGCCGCGCTGCGGGAGCAGGTCGTGCGCGAGATTGGAGCGATTGCTAAGCCAAAAGCTTTCGTCTTCGTCCCCGATGTGCCGAAAACCCGTTCCGGAAAGATTATGCGCAGGCTGCTGACTCAGCTCTTCGAGGGCGATCAGCTCGGCGATACGACGAGTCTGCAGAATGAGCCTTGCGTTGCCCAGATTGAGGCCATCCTGAAAGCCGGGTCAACCGCAAAGTTCGAAGGCGGCAGGAGCCATATCTGA
- a CDS encoding RICIN domain-containing protein has protein sequence MFKQRSLRVPAILSAAACAALAIGATGATSASAATTYTITSGTVVPYNTPTDTPANPYIDKDGTFYFQQSAALYAQNDPRKWDFYTGTNFDNATKSSTLSNAVNPANSSDKNNDTTWRCNNSPTGVEASYLSPAQPTWYAQRNYCDLSSVWVDPDTGDWYGLVHNEFTPSPFGDGLHMDSIDYAVSKDQGKTWSIKDHAVTSPFSTTRNDKTAFPNQTYYYGDGDQRLVVDNASGYFYMYYSSRVVNQGSGGGWGAFTSHVARAPISQKMAKGSWQKYYNGSWQSAGIGGQESTLMPVSSAYPNGYLPANQEYNPQTTGTWQQQIAAGKLKASPLFVMNVSYNAYLGKYIGTPQTDTGASGEGNLPLHFYATDDLATQKWTDIGSAPNYSQKSWYRWMVDSATGTTGNILGKSFRSYCSFDCSANSSGSNSSGEYVNVTIDSNTPAASFTTPGSSYLIGSASGQLLTQSGSNGTAVINSATGSNLEGWKFSTNGDGSYTITNASSGLALGVSSSSTTNRAWGTKPTVTTLSSGNVGQQWFIQKVLSTPSSGASTPTGSYQLVNRYSGLVLSLGNTAQTSPFRNWVNNTGSTSGSNDVSANQTLTLTARSAAGSTKISGLAGKVIDASGTTPASGAAAVLATASSTRDANQSWVLGSDGTIKLSSNSNLCLESSGHTGANGTIVELWTCNGGTNQQWTWDNGQLRNGASTPGRCLDVPDFSTADGTALKLWDCNGGANQKWVTL, from the coding sequence ATGTTCAAGCAACGCAGCTTGCGCGTTCCGGCGATACTCAGTGCCGCCGCCTGCGCGGCCCTCGCCATCGGGGCAACCGGCGCAACTAGCGCCAGTGCCGCCACTACGTACACCATCACGAGCGGCACAGTGGTGCCGTACAACACCCCCACTGACACCCCGGCCAATCCTTATATCGACAAGGATGGCACCTTCTATTTTCAGCAGTCAGCCGCGCTTTACGCGCAGAACGACCCTCGTAAATGGGACTTCTATACCGGCACGAACTTCGACAACGCCACCAAGTCCAGCACGCTGAGCAATGCCGTCAACCCGGCGAACTCCAGCGATAAGAACAACGACACCACCTGGCGATGCAATAACAGCCCTACCGGCGTCGAAGCGAGCTATCTAAGCCCGGCACAACCCACCTGGTACGCGCAGCGCAACTACTGTGACCTCTCGAGTGTCTGGGTAGACCCCGATACCGGCGATTGGTACGGCTTAGTGCACAATGAGTTCACTCCCTCACCTTTCGGTGATGGCCTGCATATGGATTCCATTGATTACGCGGTCTCCAAGGATCAGGGTAAAACGTGGTCGATCAAGGACCATGCGGTCACCTCTCCGTTCAGCACTACCCGGAACGATAAGACCGCCTTCCCCAACCAGACCTATTACTACGGCGACGGCGATCAGCGCCTCGTTGTCGATAACGCCTCCGGCTACTTCTACATGTATTACAGCTCGCGCGTGGTGAATCAGGGCAGTGGCGGCGGCTGGGGTGCTTTTACCTCGCATGTGGCACGCGCCCCGATCTCGCAGAAGATGGCCAAGGGTTCCTGGCAGAAGTACTACAACGGCAGTTGGCAGAGCGCCGGTATTGGTGGTCAGGAAAGCACGCTGATGCCGGTCTCCAGCGCATACCCCAACGGCTACTTGCCGGCTAATCAGGAATACAACCCGCAGACCACCGGCACGTGGCAACAGCAAATCGCAGCCGGAAAACTTAAAGCCTCACCACTGTTCGTGATGAATGTTTCCTACAACGCCTACCTCGGCAAGTACATCGGCACACCGCAGACCGACACCGGAGCTTCCGGCGAAGGAAACCTGCCACTGCACTTCTACGCCACCGATGATCTAGCCACTCAGAAATGGACCGATATCGGCAGCGCGCCCAACTACTCGCAGAAGTCCTGGTACCGCTGGATGGTGGATTCAGCCACCGGAACTACTGGCAATATCCTCGGCAAGAGTTTCCGCTCTTACTGCTCCTTCGACTGCTCAGCTAATTCCAGTGGCAGCAATAGCTCGGGCGAATACGTCAATGTCACCATCGACTCCAATACCCCGGCCGCCTCGTTCACCACCCCGGGCTCCTCCTACCTGATCGGTTCGGCCTCCGGACAGTTACTCACCCAAAGCGGCAGCAATGGCACCGCCGTAATCAATAGCGCCACTGGATCCAATCTGGAAGGCTGGAAGTTCAGCACTAATGGTGACGGTTCCTACACCATCACCAATGCTTCCTCCGGCTTGGCCCTCGGTGTCAGCTCGAGCAGCACCACAAACCGGGCCTGGGGCACCAAGCCCACTGTCACCACTCTCTCCAGCGGCAATGTCGGCCAGCAATGGTTCATTCAGAAGGTGCTGAGCACGCCGAGCAGTGGGGCCAGCACGCCGACCGGAAGCTATCAGCTGGTCAATCGCTATAGCGGCCTGGTGCTCAGCCTGGGCAACACAGCACAGACCAGTCCGTTCCGGAACTGGGTGAACAACACCGGCAGCACCAGCGGCAGCAATGACGTTTCCGCTAATCAAACGCTGACGCTGACCGCCCGTAGCGCGGCGGGCAGCACCAAGATCTCTGGCCTGGCCGGGAAGGTGATCGACGCCTCGGGCACGACGCCGGCCAGCGGTGCAGCAGCGGTGCTCGCCACCGCGTCAAGCACTCGCGATGCCAATCAATCCTGGGTTTTGGGCAGCGATGGCACCATCAAGCTCTCCAGCAATAGCAACCTCTGCCTGGAATCATCGGGGCATACCGGAGCCAATGGCACCATTGTTGAACTGTGGACCTGTAATGGCGGCACCAACCAGCAATGGACCTGGGACAACGGACAGTTACGGAACGGTGCTTCGACACCCGGGCGATGCCTAGACGTACCCGATTTCAGCACCGCCGATGGCACCGCGCTCAAACTTTGGGACTGCAACGGTGGCGCTAACCAGAAGTGGGTCACCCTTTAG
- a CDS encoding FadR/GntR family transcriptional regulator, which produces MAVTDQAITKIKEMILSGELTAGDKLPPEKELSEKLGLSRSSLREAVKALEIIRVLDVRQGDGTYVTSLEPQLLTEAVSFIVDLHRDSTILEIFEVRRALEPAAAALAADRITAEQLAELQQSMVGVNEQTPVEDLVQHDLEFHSIIASATGNGYLLSLLDGLSSRTVRARIWRGLTQERAVSRTLSEHAAITEALQRGDADLARALVTVHISGVEHWLRQAL; this is translated from the coding sequence ATGGCTGTCACCGATCAAGCAATCACAAAAATCAAGGAGATGATCCTCAGCGGAGAACTCACCGCTGGTGACAAGCTACCGCCAGAGAAGGAACTGAGCGAGAAGCTGGGGCTTTCGCGCAGTTCTTTGCGTGAGGCGGTCAAGGCTCTGGAGATCATCCGGGTGCTTGACGTGCGGCAGGGGGACGGCACCTATGTGACCAGCCTAGAACCTCAATTACTCACCGAAGCTGTCTCCTTTATTGTCGATCTGCACCGAGACTCCACTATTTTGGAGATCTTCGAAGTGCGCCGCGCGCTGGAACCTGCCGCGGCGGCCCTGGCTGCAGATCGGATCACCGCCGAGCAGTTGGCTGAGTTGCAGCAAAGCATGGTCGGCGTGAATGAGCAGACCCCGGTGGAAGATCTAGTGCAGCACGATCTGGAATTCCACAGCATTATTGCTTCCGCCACCGGCAACGGCTATCTGCTCAGCTTGCTGGACGGGCTGAGCAGCCGCACCGTGCGGGCACGGATCTGGCGCGGTCTAACTCAGGAACGGGCGGTCTCCCGCACTCTTTCCGAACATGCGGCTATCACCGAAGCCTTGCAGCGCGGGGATGCCGATCTGGCGCGGGCGCTGGTCACCGTGCATATTTCCGGCGTCGAGCACTGGCTACGCCAAGCGCTCTAG
- a CDS encoding amidohydrolase family protein, translating into MNEERLDAHLHLWRLAPGAYPWLRPGPLYRDFDAVDARAVLGEAGVNKAILVQADDTTADTDQMLAAAEEVDWIIGVVGWLPLDEPVVAEQQLAQWREHKAFCGVRHLIHDDPRDGFLGLAAVQSSLRLLAQAELSFDLADAWPRHLSAAVELADAIPELTLVLDHLGKPPAAALRESAGSSEEFYQWRREIENFARRPQTFAKLSGLRLAGNEFSVANVRTVWEVALEAFGPQRLMFGGDWPFSTLGNYAQTTEVLAELIAELSVDEQQAIWAGTARRAYRRA; encoded by the coding sequence GTGAACGAAGAACGACTAGATGCGCATCTGCACCTGTGGCGACTGGCTCCGGGAGCCTACCCATGGCTGCGTCCTGGCCCGCTCTACCGAGACTTCGACGCCGTGGATGCCCGAGCAGTACTTGGCGAAGCCGGGGTGAACAAGGCGATTCTGGTGCAAGCCGATGACACCACTGCAGATACCGATCAGATGTTGGCGGCAGCCGAGGAGGTTGACTGGATTATTGGCGTGGTGGGCTGGCTGCCGTTGGACGAACCGGTTGTGGCTGAGCAACAGCTCGCCCAGTGGCGCGAGCATAAGGCCTTTTGCGGCGTGCGGCACTTGATCCACGACGATCCCCGCGATGGTTTTCTAGGGCTAGCTGCGGTTCAGAGTTCGTTACGACTGCTCGCGCAGGCCGAGCTCAGCTTCGATTTAGCCGACGCCTGGCCGCGGCACCTGAGCGCCGCCGTCGAACTTGCCGATGCAATCCCCGAGCTAACCTTGGTGCTCGACCATCTGGGCAAACCGCCAGCCGCGGCATTGCGCGAGAGCGCCGGGAGCAGTGAGGAGTTTTATCAGTGGCGTCGAGAAATCGAGAACTTTGCTCGCCGTCCACAGACTTTCGCCAAACTTTCCGGACTACGCTTAGCCGGCAACGAATTCAGCGTGGCCAATGTTCGTACTGTCTGGGAGGTGGCACTCGAAGCTTTCGGGCCGCAGCGGCTGATGTTTGGCGGTGACTGGCCGTTTAGCACCTTGGGAAATTATGCGCAGACCACCGAGGTGCTCGCTGAGTTGATTGCCGAACTTTCAGTGGACGAACAACAAGCCATCTGGGCCGGCACCGCTCGCCGAGCATACCGTCGAGCTTGA
- a CDS encoding aldo/keto reductase: MTAFTELPLGEHRLGYGAAGIGNLYRAVDDAEAAAIVETAWSGGVRYFDTAPHYGLGLSERRLGAVLRTKPRREFTISTKVGRLLEPVDNPAFGNVGHRRDDEGFDVPADYRRVWDYSEAGLRRSLESSLERLALDYVDVLYLHDPDVFGLDRGIAEGLPALQKLRAEGLVKAIGVGANSAEALLACVQAAELDVVMLAGRYTLLEQPALRGLLPACVQRGVSVVNVGVFNSGLLARQVVPQNAHYNYEPAPAELLAKARALAACCADYGVELPAAALQFGLRHPAVEAVAVGAGTALQMQQNIDQMNVAIPEELWAALIERDLVPA, from the coding sequence TTGACTGCATTTACCGAATTGCCCCTAGGCGAACACCGGCTCGGTTACGGTGCGGCCGGCATCGGCAATCTTTACCGCGCCGTTGACGACGCCGAAGCTGCCGCGATTGTCGAAACCGCTTGGAGTGGTGGGGTGCGCTATTTCGACACCGCTCCGCACTACGGTTTAGGACTCTCAGAACGTCGCTTGGGCGCGGTGCTGAGAACTAAGCCGCGGCGGGAATTCACGATTTCGACAAAAGTGGGTCGCTTGCTCGAACCGGTCGATAATCCGGCTTTCGGAAACGTCGGGCATCGTCGGGACGACGAGGGCTTCGACGTACCAGCCGATTACCGCCGGGTCTGGGACTATTCGGAGGCGGGACTCCGGCGCAGCCTGGAATCGTCGCTGGAACGGCTCGCTCTCGATTACGTCGATGTGCTCTACCTGCACGATCCCGATGTCTTTGGACTGGATCGTGGCATCGCTGAAGGCCTCCCAGCGCTACAGAAATTACGCGCGGAGGGCTTAGTGAAGGCGATTGGCGTCGGCGCCAACTCGGCGGAGGCGTTACTGGCTTGTGTGCAGGCCGCAGAGCTCGATGTGGTGATGCTGGCCGGGCGTTACACCTTATTGGAACAACCGGCTTTGCGGGGCCTGTTGCCGGCCTGCGTGCAACGCGGCGTTTCGGTAGTGAACGTCGGAGTGTTTAACTCCGGGTTACTAGCCCGCCAAGTCGTGCCACAAAATGCTCATTACAACTACGAACCCGCCCCGGCGGAACTGCTCGCTAAAGCCCGCGCGCTCGCCGCCTGCTGCGCCGATTACGGCGTCGAGCTGCCCGCTGCGGCGTTGCAGTTCGGTTTGCGACACCCTGCGGTAGAAGCGGTTGCGGTGGGCGCTGGCACGGCTTTGCAAATGCAGCAGAACATCGACCAAATGAATGTGGCGATTCCCGAGGAGCTTTGGGCCGCGCTGATTGAACGGGACTTGGTGCCAGCGTGA
- a CDS encoding L-rhamnose mutarotase: MTETIALHTRLKTGATEEYRAAHQQIPAELVAALREAGVSNWRIWRSGEELFHLIDVEDYQAMRHALAEHPANVPWQQRMSELLAVEDDYSGDDRGIEQVWELP; the protein is encoded by the coding sequence ATGACTGAAACCATTGCCCTGCACACCCGACTCAAAACGGGGGCCACGGAAGAATATCGGGCGGCCCACCAGCAGATTCCCGCCGAGCTGGTGGCCGCGCTGCGCGAGGCAGGGGTTTCTAATTGGCGGATTTGGCGTAGCGGGGAGGAGCTGTTCCACCTGATCGACGTCGAGGATTATCAGGCAATGCGGCACGCGCTCGCCGAGCATCCGGCGAATGTACCCTGGCAGCAGCGAATGTCTGAGCTTCTTGCGGTGGAAGATGACTACTCGGGTGATGATCGAGGCATTGAACAGGTCTGGGAGCTGCCTTGA
- a CDS encoding alpha-L-fucosidase, translating into MIKQAPWFTEARLGMFVHWGLYALPARHEWVMNREEISPEDYEKYFRYFEPDLYEPREWARAARQAGMKYVVLTTKHHEGFCLWDSALTDYKAPNTPAGRDLIGPYVEALRAEGLKVGFYHSLIDWHHPDFTVDGVHPQRNAKDLDALNQGRKMSRYRQYLHGQVRELLTNYGEIDYLFFDFSYPEGSNPQFWNGKGREAWGSEELLAMVRELQPNIVVNDRLDIPGDIVTPEQYQPSGPMLVDGVPYPWEACQTLNGSWGYDRDNLDYKSVDLLVRMLVDGVSKGGNLLLNVGPTARGNIDPRALASLHGIGDWMALHSRSIYGAGVAPWTPPQDTRYTLRGDRLYVHLFAWPFEFVHLPALAGKVDYAQLLNDASELTLLELSADRQAQNTEQGGQPAGTLSLKLPVQRPEVAVPVLELFLKEGALND; encoded by the coding sequence TTGATTAAGCAAGCGCCCTGGTTTACCGAAGCCAGGCTCGGAATGTTCGTGCACTGGGGCCTATATGCCCTGCCTGCCCGGCACGAATGGGTAATGAACCGCGAGGAAATCAGCCCCGAGGACTACGAAAAGTACTTCCGCTACTTCGAGCCCGATCTCTACGAACCACGCGAGTGGGCCCGCGCCGCCCGGCAAGCTGGGATGAAGTACGTGGTGCTGACCACCAAACATCACGAGGGGTTCTGCCTTTGGGATTCCGCGCTGACCGATTACAAGGCGCCGAATACGCCAGCTGGCCGGGACCTGATCGGCCCGTATGTCGAGGCATTGCGGGCGGAGGGGCTCAAAGTGGGCTTCTATCACTCGCTGATCGACTGGCATCACCCGGATTTCACCGTCGATGGTGTGCACCCGCAACGAAATGCCAAGGATCTGGACGCACTGAACCAGGGCCGGAAGATGTCCCGCTACCGGCAGTATTTGCATGGCCAAGTGCGTGAGTTGCTGACTAACTATGGTGAGATTGACTACCTATTTTTCGATTTCTCCTACCCTGAGGGCAGCAACCCGCAGTTCTGGAATGGTAAGGGCCGCGAAGCTTGGGGCTCCGAGGAACTGCTGGCCATGGTCCGGGAGCTGCAGCCCAATATTGTCGTCAATGACCGGCTCGACATTCCTGGCGACATCGTCACTCCCGAGCAATACCAACCCTCTGGACCGATGCTGGTCGACGGAGTGCCCTACCCCTGGGAGGCCTGCCAAACCCTGAACGGCAGCTGGGGCTACGACCGAGACAATCTGGACTACAAATCGGTTGACCTGCTGGTGCGAATGCTGGTGGACGGAGTCTCCAAGGGCGGCAATTTGCTGCTCAATGTCGGACCCACCGCGAGGGGCAATATTGACCCTCGGGCGCTAGCTTCCCTGCACGGCATTGGTGACTGGATGGCACTGCATTCACGTTCGATTTACGGCGCTGGCGTGGCACCCTGGACGCCGCCGCAGGACACCCGGTACACGCTGCGCGGAGATCGACTCTATGTTCACCTCTTTGCTTGGCCCTTTGAATTCGTGCATCTGCCAGCTTTGGCGGGCAAGGTCGACTACGCGCAATTGCTCAATGACGCCTCGGAACTTACTTTGCTCGAGCTCTCCGCCGATCGGCAGGCGCAGAACACCGAACAGGGCGGCCAGCCCGCGGGTACGCTGAGCTTGAAACTTCCGGTGCAACGCCCCGAGGTCGCGGTTCCGGTGTTGGAGCTTTTTCTGAAAGAAGGTGCTCTCAATGACTGA
- a CDS encoding ABC transporter substrate-binding protein, with protein sequence MERRKFIALGVAAVAAVSLAACDTPSAGSSGAASPGGKSFIAIVSKGFQHQFWQSVKQGAEKAAKEFNVDISFEGPDKETNVQQQVDQLNQAMAKSPQALAIAALDSKAVEGVLQDAKSKNIPVIAFDSGVDSDIPLATASTDNKAAAAEAAKHLAQLIGNEGKVAIIGHSQTATSGTDRRDGFVDWLKTNAPKVTIVDIQYGDGDQLKSTDLAKTILTANPDLKGMYGTNEGSAIGVVNAVQELGISGKLKVVGFDSGKAQIDAIKSGLMAGAITQNPVGIGYETVKAAVAAIKGEKLEKVIDTGFYWYDKSNIDDPKIAANLYQ encoded by the coding sequence GTGGAAAGAAGAAAGTTTATTGCGCTCGGCGTCGCTGCCGTTGCCGCGGTTTCGCTTGCCGCCTGTGATACCCCGTCCGCCGGCTCCAGCGGCGCTGCCTCGCCCGGCGGAAAGAGCTTTATCGCCATTGTCTCCAAGGGCTTCCAGCACCAGTTTTGGCAGTCGGTGAAGCAAGGCGCGGAGAAGGCTGCCAAGGAGTTCAATGTCGACATCTCCTTTGAAGGCCCGGACAAAGAGACCAATGTGCAGCAGCAGGTGGATCAACTCAATCAGGCGATGGCGAAGAGTCCACAAGCGCTCGCGATTGCCGCGCTGGACAGCAAAGCCGTTGAGGGGGTGCTGCAAGACGCCAAGAGCAAGAACATTCCGGTGATCGCCTTCGACTCCGGTGTTGACTCAGATATTCCGCTGGCCACGGCGTCAACCGACAATAAGGCGGCGGCCGCTGAAGCCGCCAAACATCTGGCGCAGTTGATCGGTAATGAAGGAAAAGTGGCGATCATCGGGCATTCACAAACTGCAACCTCGGGCACTGATCGTCGCGACGGTTTCGTCGATTGGCTCAAGACCAATGCACCGAAGGTGACCATTGTGGATATCCAGTACGGCGACGGCGACCAGTTGAAGTCCACTGACTTGGCCAAGACCATTCTGACCGCCAACCCGGATCTGAAGGGGATGTACGGCACCAATGAGGGTTCCGCGATCGGAGTGGTGAATGCAGTTCAGGAGCTTGGCATTTCGGGCAAGCTCAAGGTGGTTGGTTTCGACTCCGGCAAGGCGCAGATCGACGCCATCAAATCCGGTCTAATGGCCGGTGCGATCACCCAGAACCCGGTCGGCATTGGCTACGAAACGGTCAAGGCCGCCGTCGCCGCGATCAAAGGCGAGAAGCTCGAGAAGGTTATCGATACCGGCTTCTACTGGTACGACAAGAGCAATATCGACGATCCGAAGATCGCCGCAAACCTCTACCAGTAA